A portion of the Acidisoma sp. PAMC 29798 genome contains these proteins:
- a CDS encoding helix-turn-helix domain-containing protein: MSFTSADRAELVRVFRERLQQVMNRSPGGHSAFAQSVGMDRSTLSQILSPANDRLPRLESVAAIARVGQVSLDWLLGLREVEAQEVGLLTDSLSIERDAISPVDERLMRWHEEAAGYKIRHVPSSFPDVLKTEEVIAFEYRNFIALSPQRRIEITRSRLDYLRRPETDMEAATAMHVIESFSRGEGRWQGLSADSRRAQIEHLVALCEELYPRFRWFLYDGLELYSAPVTIYGPIRAAVYIGQNYLVMQSRDHIRSLIGHFDQLVRSAKLGPTDMPIYLRSLLGNCR, encoded by the coding sequence ATGAGCTTCACATCCGCCGATCGCGCTGAGCTTGTTCGCGTCTTTCGCGAACGACTTCAGCAAGTGATGAACCGCAGTCCTGGCGGGCACAGCGCTTTTGCGCAAAGCGTCGGCATGGATCGCTCGACGCTGTCCCAAATCCTGTCGCCGGCAAATGACCGCCTCCCCCGCCTCGAATCCGTGGCCGCCATTGCTCGTGTGGGGCAGGTCTCGCTCGACTGGCTGCTCGGCCTGCGGGAGGTCGAGGCGCAGGAGGTCGGTCTTCTCACCGACAGTCTGAGCATCGAGAGGGATGCGATTTCCCCGGTCGATGAGCGGCTGATGCGCTGGCACGAGGAAGCGGCGGGCTACAAGATCCGCCATGTGCCGAGCAGTTTCCCGGATGTGTTGAAGACCGAGGAGGTCATCGCCTTCGAATACCGGAACTTCATCGCCCTCTCCCCGCAGCGGCGGATCGAAATCACGCGCTCCCGCCTCGATTACCTGCGCCGCCCGGAAACGGATATGGAGGCGGCGACGGCCATGCATGTCATCGAAAGCTTCTCACGCGGTGAGGGCCGCTGGCAGGGGCTTTCCGCCGATTCCCGCCGCGCGCAGATCGAGCATCTGGTGGCGCTGTGCGAGGAGCTTTATCCCCGGTTCCGCTGGTTTCTGTATGATGGGTTGGAGCTGTATTCAGCGCCGGTCACCATCTACGGGCCGATCCGCGCGGCGGTCTATATCGGTCAGAACTACCTGGTGATGCAGTCGCGTGACCATATCCGGTCCCTGATCGGGCATTTCG
- a CDS encoding fatty acid desaturase, which produces MRDHHKGMEQATNRIAFRSHRPAVEWPTCLLAIVIYGGWAALTFFHAAIPWPFLVIGGGWFVAWQMSFQHEVLHGHPTRWRGINDALGFPPLTLWLPYMVYRRMHLRHHRDEHLTDPLEDPETYYLTPERFGRMGSPARAFLRFRNTFLGRITVGAVRSILLFLWSEGKRCLRGDRVALRIWMPHLLGVAVILAWVIGVCGMSLGAYILFFVLPSRSLALIRSFAEHRAAETHAERTAIVENAPILGLLFLYNNLHAVHHGRPGLPWYRIPAHYRANRAAIIAANGGLVYNGYWDVVRHFALTPHHEGVHPGHDAPRAPLPSRSRQMRSGYPKAAAPSSKAKIAS; this is translated from the coding sequence TTGCGCGATCACCATAAGGGTATGGAACAGGCTACGAATCGCATCGCCTTCAGGTCGCACCGTCCCGCCGTGGAATGGCCGACCTGTCTGCTCGCGATCGTCATCTACGGCGGCTGGGCCGCGTTGACCTTCTTCCACGCGGCAATTCCTTGGCCCTTCCTCGTCATCGGTGGCGGCTGGTTTGTGGCCTGGCAGATGTCCTTCCAGCATGAGGTGCTGCACGGCCACCCGACGCGGTGGCGCGGGATCAATGACGCCCTCGGCTTTCCGCCGCTAACGCTGTGGCTGCCCTATATGGTCTACCGCCGCATGCATCTGCGCCATCATCGGGACGAGCATCTCACCGATCCGCTGGAAGACCCCGAAACCTATTATCTGACACCCGAGCGTTTCGGGCGCATGGGGTCGCCGGCGCGCGCCTTCCTGCGCTTCCGCAATACCTTCCTCGGTCGCATCACCGTGGGCGCCGTGCGCAGCATCCTCCTGTTTCTGTGGAGCGAGGGGAAGCGTTGCCTGCGTGGCGACCGCGTTGCGCTCCGCATCTGGATGCCGCATCTGCTGGGGGTCGCTGTCATCCTCGCCTGGGTCATCGGCGTCTGCGGCATGTCGCTCGGCGCCTATATCCTATTCTTCGTCCTCCCCAGCCGGTCGCTTGCCCTGATCCGCTCCTTCGCCGAGCATCGGGCGGCGGAGACCCATGCGGAGCGCACGGCGATCGTCGAGAACGCGCCGATCCTCGGGTTGCTGTTTCTCTACAACAACCTTCACGCCGTGCATCACGGGCGGCCGGGCCTGCCCTGGTATCGCATCCCGGCCCACTATCGCGCCAATCGTGCAGCCATTATCGCGGCCAATGGGGGCCTCGTTTACAATGGCTATTGGGACGTCGTTCGCCACTTCGCCCTGACGCCGCATCATGAGGGCGTCCATCCGGGCCATGATGCGCCGCGCGCCCCGCTGCCCAGCCGGTCGCGTCAGATGAGGTCGGGATATCCCAAGGCGGCTGCACCCTCTTCCAAGGCCAAAATTGCTTCATAA
- a CDS encoding phosphate/phosphite/phosphonate ABC transporter substrate-binding protein: MRVARLPMYSLPEMAAARAAFWDRLRAGLGTKDVPDHISPSSGILPETITPNTLFSQMCGYPLLRFYAGQYRHLGTPLYDLPGCGMGADGVPTHCSFIVVRKDAAFATIGDLRGRRFVMNGRDSNSGMNLPRALFAPLAEGRAFFSEVIVSGAHVASMATVAAGHADAAAIDCVTYGFCALYRPEAVAGLRIIAETPVSPAIPFITATATPPDIVAALTQGLAAMPPDDGLRVTEILPPRPEAYEAILALEEGAAALGYPDLI; the protein is encoded by the coding sequence ATGCGCGTCGCTCGACTGCCGATGTATTCCCTGCCGGAAATGGCGGCGGCGCGTGCCGCCTTCTGGGACCGTCTCCGCGCCGGACTGGGGACGAAGGATGTGCCCGACCACATTTCGCCCTCCTCTGGCATCTTGCCGGAGACGATCACGCCGAACACCCTGTTCAGCCAGATGTGCGGCTATCCCCTGCTGCGCTTCTACGCCGGACAATACCGGCACCTGGGAACGCCGCTCTATGATCTGCCGGGTTGCGGCATGGGTGCGGATGGCGTGCCGACCCACTGCTCCTTCATCGTGGTGCGCAAGGACGCAGCCTTCGCGACGATCGGCGATTTGCGCGGCCGCCGCTTCGTCATGAACGGGCGGGATTCCAATTCCGGCATGAACCTGCCGCGCGCGCTGTTTGCCCCGCTGGCCGAGGGCCGCGCCTTCTTTTCGGAGGTCATCGTGTCGGGCGCCCATGTCGCGAGCATGGCGACGGTCGCCGCCGGCCACGCAGATGCCGCCGCGATCGACTGCGTCACCTATGGGTTCTGCGCGCTGTATCGACCTGAGGCGGTGGCGGGGCTACGCATCATCGCGGAGACACCGGTGAGCCCGGCGATTCCCTTCATCACCGCGACGGCAACCCCGCCCGACATAGTCGCGGCGCTGACGCAGGGTCTAGCGGCGATGCCGCCCGATGACGGCTTGCGGGTTACGGAGATCTTGCCGCCGCGACCCGAGGCTTATGAAGCAATTTTGGCCTTGGAAGAGGGTGCAGCCGCCTTGGGATATCCCGACCTCATCTGA
- the parA gene encoding ParA family partition ATPase — protein sequence MALVITVAQQKGGAGKTMLAANLAAVLATRQKVCLLDIDPQRSLMRWHALRESQSKPLPAITFSDVSGWRLKLEIDRLKKTHDVVIVDSPPQIDTDAKLAIRSADLVLVPLQPTPPDLWAAEGTVALATSEKRPVRLVLNRAPTASTLRSIVERDIATAGFTLLTATLGNRAGFANAFAQGMGVTEASPKSQAAQEVRALLTEIDSIVTEAVR from the coding sequence ATGGCCTTGGTCATCACGGTTGCCCAGCAGAAGGGCGGCGCCGGCAAAACCATGCTGGCCGCGAACTTGGCGGCCGTCCTGGCGACGCGCCAGAAAGTCTGCCTGCTCGATATCGATCCGCAACGCAGCCTGATGCGCTGGCACGCCTTGCGGGAGAGTCAGAGCAAGCCCCTGCCCGCCATCACCTTCTCCGACGTGTCGGGCTGGCGCCTGAAGCTTGAAATCGACCGCCTCAAGAAAACCCATGATGTCGTCATTGTGGATAGCCCGCCGCAGATCGATACCGATGCGAAACTCGCCATCCGCAGCGCCGACCTCGTGCTCGTGCCCTTGCAGCCGACGCCGCCCGATCTTTGGGCCGCCGAAGGTACCGTGGCACTCGCGACCTCGGAAAAACGGCCGGTGCGGCTGGTGCTGAACCGCGCACCCACCGCCTCGACACTGCGCAGCATAGTCGAGCGCGATATTGCGACGGCGGGCTTTACGCTGCTGACCGCGACACTGGGCAATCGCGCCGGCTTCGCGAACGCTTTCGCGCAGGGCATGGGCGTGACCGAGGCGAGCCCGAAATCCCAAGCCGCGCAGGAGGTCCGGGCTCTGCTTACCGAGATCGACAGCATCGTCACGGAGGCGGTTCGCTGA
- the choV gene encoding choline ABC transporter ATP-binding protein: MSAHQPVIEFANVDILFAPAGRRGRSAKAEAIQLMDQGRTREEILAKTGVVMGVKDASLTVREGEICVLMGLSGSGKSTLLRAVNGLNKVTRGHVLVRNEGKQVDVANCDAATLRFMRTRRIAMVFQQFALLPWRTVRENVGLGLELRGVSASELRRIVDEKLKLVALDKWADKYARELSGGMQQRVGLARAFATDADILLMDEPFSALDPLIRTKLQDELLALQKEVKKTIIFVSHDLDEALKLGNQIAILEGGSIIQAGSPEDIVLRPANEYVREFVQHMNPLNVLRGRTFMTPVDRLVMRDGWAVLDHHRPILMRAHEMTAAGVTVPIAAMEMEGDAPPRGSCAAISSEATMKSVIQLRQATGMPVLMTEGGRVVGMCGEDEILHALASDAWQTMQTA; the protein is encoded by the coding sequence ATGAGCGCGCATCAGCCTGTCATCGAATTCGCCAATGTCGATATCCTGTTCGCGCCCGCCGGCCGCAGAGGCAGAAGTGCCAAGGCCGAAGCCATCCAATTGATGGACCAGGGCCGCACGCGGGAGGAGATTCTCGCCAAGACCGGCGTCGTCATGGGCGTGAAGGATGCCTCTCTCACTGTGCGGGAGGGTGAGATTTGCGTGCTCATGGGTCTGTCGGGTTCCGGCAAATCGACGCTGCTGCGCGCCGTCAACGGCCTCAACAAAGTCACGCGCGGCCATGTGTTGGTGCGGAACGAGGGCAAGCAGGTCGATGTCGCGAATTGTGACGCGGCGACGCTCCGCTTCATGCGCACGCGGCGCATCGCCATGGTGTTCCAGCAATTTGCGCTGCTGCCCTGGCGCACGGTGCGGGAGAATGTCGGCCTCGGGCTGGAACTGCGCGGCGTGTCCGCCAGCGAGCTTCGCCGCATCGTGGATGAGAAACTGAAGCTCGTGGCGCTCGACAAATGGGCGGATAAATACGCGCGCGAGCTGTCGGGCGGCATGCAGCAGCGCGTGGGCCTCGCCCGCGCCTTTGCGACGGATGCCGATATCCTGTTGATGGACGAGCCCTTCTCGGCCCTCGATCCGCTCATTCGCACCAAGCTGCAGGATGAGCTTCTGGCCCTCCAGAAAGAAGTGAAGAAGACCATCATCTTCGTCAGCCATGACCTGGACGAGGCGCTGAAGCTGGGCAACCAGATCGCCATTCTCGAAGGCGGCAGCATCATTCAGGCGGGATCGCCTGAGGATATCGTGCTGCGGCCGGCCAATGAATATGTGCGCGAATTCGTGCAGCACATGAATCCGCTGAACGTGCTGCGTGGCCGCACCTTCATGACCCCAGTCGATCGGCTGGTGATGCGCGACGGCTGGGCCGTGCTCGACCATCATCGCCCGATCCTCATGCGCGCGCATGAAATGACGGCAGCCGGTGTCACCGTGCCCATCGCCGCCATGGAGATGGAAGGGGACGCGCCGCCGCGTGGAAGCTGTGCCGCCATCAGCAGCGAGGCGACGATGAAATCGGTCATCCAGCTGCGGCAGGCGACGGGCATGCCGGTGTTGATGACGGAAGGCGGCCGCGTCGTGGGCATGTGCGGGGAGGATGAGATCCTGCACGCCCTAGCCTCCGACGCATGGCAGACGATGCAGACTGCGTAG
- the choW gene encoding choline ABC transporter permease subunit: MLNGLADTVAGHKIPIGDWIASVVNSISGSDFIDAVSNGIAAAINGVTFVLEAIPTIVLILGVVVIAYAIRRSWKLCLFVLLALLFILNQGYWTATLETLSLIIFATVISMLIGVPIGIACAHRPWLFVMVRPMLDLMQTLPTFVYLIPTLVLFGLGAVPGLISTIIFALPAPIRLTQLGIASVPPPLIEAGEAFGASKTQLLWKVELPHALPTIMAGLTQCIMLSLSMVVIAALVGAGGLGVPVVEALNSVRVDIGFESGLCIVVLAVILDRVCRPRENREG, encoded by the coding sequence ATGCTGAACGGCCTTGCCGATACCGTCGCCGGACATAAAATTCCCATCGGCGACTGGATCGCGAGCGTCGTCAATTCGATCAGCGGGTCGGACTTTATCGATGCCGTCTCCAACGGCATCGCCGCCGCCATCAATGGCGTCACTTTCGTGCTGGAAGCGATCCCGACGATCGTTCTGATCCTCGGTGTCGTGGTCATCGCCTATGCCATTCGCAGGTCCTGGAAGCTGTGCCTGTTCGTGCTGCTGGCGCTGCTGTTCATCCTCAACCAGGGCTATTGGACGGCCACCTTGGAGACGCTGTCGCTGATCATCTTCGCGACCGTGATTTCCATGCTCATCGGTGTGCCGATCGGCATCGCCTGCGCCCATCGGCCGTGGCTCTTCGTTATGGTCCGGCCGATGCTGGATCTGATGCAGACCCTGCCCACCTTCGTCTATCTGATCCCGACGCTGGTGCTGTTCGGCCTTGGCGCCGTTCCGGGCCTCATCTCGACCATCATCTTCGCCCTGCCCGCCCCCATCCGCCTGACGCAGCTGGGCATCGCCTCCGTGCCGCCGCCGCTGATCGAAGCGGGCGAAGCCTTCGGCGCGTCCAAGACGCAATTGCTGTGGAAGGTCGAATTGCCCCATGCGCTGCCGACCATCATGGCCGGCCTCACGCAATGCATCATGCTCAGCCTGTCGATGGTGGTGATCGCTGCCCTGGTCGGCGCGGGCGGCTTGGGTGTGCCGGTGGTGGAGGCACTCAACTCCGTCCGCGTCGATATCGGTTTCGAATCTGGTCTGTGCATCGTCGTCTTGGCCGTCATTCTCGATCGGGTTTGCCGCCCCCGTGAAAACCGCGAGGGCTGA
- a CDS encoding choline ABC transporter substrate-binding protein: protein MRKHLLQAAAMLGVTALMGAGVAQAAADPASCKTVSFSNVGWTDISATTGTASAILTALGYTPTTTMLSVPVTYEEMKDKKIDVFLGNWMPTMSDNIKPYVTAKTVDVVVPNLEGAKYTLAVPTYLYDKGLKSFADIPKFYDQLDGKIYGIEPGNDGNRLILDMIKNNTDGVGKFTLVQSSEQGMLAEVSRKTKHNQGIVFLGWEPHPMNSKYDMKYLSGGDAVFGPDYGGATVYTNTAAGYTAMCPNVGKLLTQLKFTLDMENQIMGSIMYDKLDPMPAAQKWLKANPDAMTPWLAGVTTADGSAPAEPAVKKSLGL from the coding sequence ATGCGTAAACATCTGCTTCAGGCTGCGGCGATGCTGGGTGTGACGGCCCTGATGGGCGCCGGCGTGGCACAGGCGGCGGCCGATCCCGCCTCCTGCAAAACCGTCAGCTTCTCCAATGTCGGCTGGACCGACATCAGTGCGACGACGGGCACGGCCAGCGCCATTCTGACGGCGCTCGGCTATACGCCGACGACGACGATGCTCTCCGTCCCCGTGACATACGAAGAGATGAAGGACAAGAAGATCGACGTCTTCCTGGGAAATTGGATGCCGACGATGTCCGACAACATCAAGCCCTATGTCACCGCCAAGACGGTCGATGTCGTGGTGCCGAACCTGGAAGGTGCAAAATACACCCTCGCCGTTCCGACCTATCTCTATGACAAGGGACTGAAGTCCTTCGCGGACATTCCGAAGTTCTACGACCAACTCGACGGCAAGATTTACGGCATCGAGCCGGGCAATGACGGCAATCGCCTGATCCTCGACATGATCAAGAACAACACCGATGGCGTCGGCAAGTTCACGCTCGTGCAGTCCAGCGAGCAGGGCATGCTTGCCGAAGTCTCGCGCAAGACGAAGCATAACCAGGGCATCGTCTTCCTCGGCTGGGAACCCCATCCGATGAACAGCAAATACGACATGAAGTATCTGTCGGGCGGTGACGCCGTGTTCGGTCCCGACTACGGCGGCGCCACGGTCTATACCAATACCGCCGCCGGCTATACGGCGATGTGCCCGAACGTCGGCAAGCTGCTCACCCAGCTTAAGTTCACGCTCGACATGGAGAACCAGATCATGGGTTCGATCATGTATGACAAGCTCGACCCAATGCCTGCCGCGCAGAAGTGGCTGAAGGCCAATCCGGATGCCATGACGCCGTGGCTTGCCGGTGTGACAACCGCCGACGGCAGCGCCCCGGCCGAGCCCGCCGTGAAGAAGTCGCTGGGGCTGTAG
- the betB gene encoding betaine-aldehyde dehydrogenase: MSRRDSEDVRRKQLIDTTILVMARVGFTATTLGLIAKQAGVSAGLVAHYFGDKDGLLEATLRTLAARLSRAAAVRLREAATPRARLQAVVDANLAPEEMDFQTGTVWLAFWGQAIHSDRLKRVQRIYQRRVLSNLRHALRDLAPAGETERLAVIIAAIIDGLWLRTTLAASWSPEDAEVARRIAAGFIDTQLAASMEDAVMPQMLPTGASALPRYAAWIDGRAAPNAEAEIFVTRNPATGEALAEIEIAGAAQVEAAVTAAKVGQKIWRRMTGMERGRVLRRVADILRQRNDELAELETRDTGKPIQETSVVDVISGADCLEYFAGIVGGLTGESVDLGPNAMGYTRREPLGIVAGIGAWNYPLQIACWKSAPALACGNAMIFKPADLTPLTALKLAEIMTEAGVPDGVFNVLPGFGETGRLLTRHPGIAKISLTGSVATGKRVMADAADTLKHVTLELGGKSPIIVFEDADIENAVSGAMLGNFYSAGEVCSNGTRVFVHRSVQERFTERLVARTRAMVVGDPLDPATQVGALISEAHMEKVLGYIAKGVSEGARLLCGGQRVARDGFFVSPAIFDGCDDGHTIVREEIFGPVMTVLTFDTEEEVIARANDTEFGLSAGIFTKDLARGHRVIAQLEAGTCWINTYNITPIELPFGGYKMSGLGRENSRTALDHYTQIKSVYVALTDIEAPY; this comes from the coding sequence GTGTCGCGCCGGGATTCGGAAGACGTTCGCCGTAAGCAACTCATCGATACCACCATCCTGGTGATGGCGCGCGTCGGCTTCACGGCGACGACGCTCGGGCTGATCGCCAAACAGGCCGGCGTCTCTGCGGGCCTCGTCGCGCATTATTTTGGGGATAAGGACGGTCTGCTGGAGGCGACGCTGCGGACACTCGCGGCGCGCCTCAGCCGGGCCGCCGCCGTCCGCCTGCGGGAAGCCGCCACGCCCCGCGCTCGCCTTCAGGCGGTGGTCGATGCCAATCTCGCGCCCGAGGAGATGGATTTCCAGACCGGAACGGTCTGGCTCGCCTTCTGGGGCCAGGCCATCCATTCCGACCGCCTGAAACGCGTCCAGCGCATCTACCAGCGTCGCGTCCTCTCCAACCTGCGCCACGCCCTGCGAGACCTCGCCCCGGCGGGGGAAACCGAGCGCCTCGCCGTCATCATCGCCGCCATTATCGACGGTCTCTGGTTGCGCACGACGCTCGCGGCCTCCTGGAGTCCGGAGGATGCCGAGGTCGCGCGGCGCATCGCCGCCGGTTTCATCGACACCCAACTCGCCGCCAGTATGGAAGACGCCGTCATGCCCCAAATGCTCCCCACTGGCGCTTCGGCGCTGCCCCGTTACGCCGCCTGGATCGACGGCCGTGCTGCCCCGAATGCGGAGGCGGAGATCTTCGTCACGCGCAATCCTGCGACCGGGGAGGCGCTAGCGGAAATCGAAATCGCGGGGGCCGCGCAAGTGGAGGCCGCCGTTACCGCCGCCAAGGTTGGCCAAAAGATCTGGCGGCGCATGACGGGCATGGAGCGTGGACGCGTGCTGCGCCGCGTCGCGGATATCCTGCGTCAGCGCAACGATGAACTAGCCGAGTTGGAGACACGCGATACCGGCAAGCCCATTCAGGAAACCAGCGTCGTGGACGTCATCTCCGGCGCCGACTGCCTGGAGTATTTCGCCGGTATCGTCGGCGGGCTGACAGGTGAGAGCGTGGATCTCGGCCCGAACGCCATGGGCTATACGCGGCGCGAACCGCTCGGCATCGTCGCCGGCATCGGTGCCTGGAACTATCCCTTGCAGATCGCTTGCTGGAAATCGGCGCCCGCACTCGCCTGCGGCAATGCGATGATCTTCAAACCCGCCGACCTCACGCCACTCACAGCGCTGAAGCTCGCGGAGATCATGACGGAAGCGGGCGTGCCGGACGGCGTCTTCAATGTTCTGCCCGGCTTCGGGGAGACGGGCAGGCTGCTCACGCGCCATCCCGGCATTGCCAAGATCTCCCTCACGGGGTCGGTCGCGACCGGCAAACGCGTAATGGCGGATGCCGCCGATACGCTCAAGCACGTCACGCTGGAACTCGGCGGCAAATCGCCGATCATCGTGTTCGAGGATGCGGATATCGAGAATGCGGTGTCGGGCGCCATGCTCGGCAATTTCTACTCGGCCGGCGAAGTGTGCTCCAACGGCACCCGCGTCTTCGTGCATCGCTCCGTGCAGGAACGCTTCACCGAACGTCTGGTGGCGCGGACCCGCGCCATGGTGGTCGGCGATCCGCTCGACCCCGCCACGCAGGTCGGCGCGTTGATTTCCGAAGCGCATATGGAAAAGGTCCTCGGCTATATCGCCAAAGGCGTGTCCGAGGGCGCGCGCCTGCTCTGCGGCGGGCAGCGTGTGGCGCGGGACGGCTTCTTCGTCTCACCCGCGATCTTCGACGGTTGCGATGACGGTCATACCATCGTGCGGGAGGAGATCTTCGGCCCGGTGATGACGGTGCTGACCTTCGATACGGAGGAGGAGGTCATCGCCCGTGCCAATGACACCGAATTCGGCCTTAGTGCTGGCATCTTCACCAAGGACTTGGCGCGGGGCCATCGGGTGATTGCCCAACTCGAAGCCGGGACCTGCTGGATCAACACCTATAACATCACGCCAATCGAGTTGCCGTTCGGAGGCTATAAAATGTCGGGCCTCGGGCGGGAGAATAGCCGCACCGCGCTCGACCACTATACCCAAATCAAGAGCGTCTATGTGGCGCTGACCGATATCGAGGCGCCTTATTAA
- the betA gene encoding choline dehydrogenase, with product MEEFDYIIVGAGSAGCVLANRLTEDGTTTVLLLEYGGSDKSIFIQMPAALSIPMNRKKYNWFYETEPEPHLNDRRMHTPRGKVLGGSSSINGMVYVRGNAMDFEGWESAGARGWGYRHVLPYFRRAETREEGGDAYRGADGPLHTSYGPMKNPLYRAWIDAAKQAGYPETTDINGFQQEGFGRMDMTVRRGQRWSAANAYLAPARGRKNLEVRSSALATSVVLDGRRAVGLRYQRGGTAHEVRARREVILSGGPINSPQLLKLSGIGPAAELREHGINVVADRPGVGENLQDHLEFYFQMAVSQPITLFSSQSLWAKGLIGMRWMLRRDGLGATNHFETCGFIRSKAGIQFPDIQYHFLPLAVSYDGNSLATEHGMQAHVGPMRSKSRGWVKLRSANPADKPRVFFNYLSHTEDREEMRACVRLTREIFQQPAFAPYRGREIQPGADVVDDEAIDAFIAAKVESAYHPSCSCKMGDPADPMAVVDPETRVIGMEALRVVDSSIMPSLTTGNLNAPTIMIGEKAADHIMGRPMLAASNAPYFVAPHWQTAQR from the coding sequence ATGGAAGAATTCGACTATATCATCGTCGGTGCGGGTTCGGCCGGTTGCGTGCTGGCGAACCGCTTGACGGAAGACGGCACAACCACGGTTCTGCTGCTGGAATATGGCGGATCCGATAAGTCGATCTTCATACAGATGCCGGCAGCCTTGTCGATTCCCATGAACCGCAAGAAATACAACTGGTTCTATGAGACGGAGCCCGAGCCGCATCTGAACGACCGCCGCATGCATACGCCGCGCGGCAAGGTGCTCGGCGGCTCCTCCTCGATCAACGGCATGGTCTATGTGCGCGGCAATGCCATGGATTTCGAGGGCTGGGAAAGCGCGGGCGCACGCGGCTGGGGTTACCGCCATGTGCTGCCCTATTTCCGTCGCGCAGAAACGCGCGAAGAGGGCGGCGATGCCTATCGCGGTGCCGATGGGCCGCTTCATACATCCTACGGACCGATGAAGAATCCGCTGTATCGCGCCTGGATCGATGCTGCAAAGCAAGCGGGCTATCCCGAGACCACCGACATCAACGGCTTCCAGCAGGAAGGCTTTGGGCGGATGGACATGACGGTCCGTCGTGGCCAGCGCTGGAGCGCCGCCAATGCCTATCTCGCCCCGGCACGCGGCCGAAAGAATCTTGAGGTCCGAAGTTCTGCTCTGGCGACATCGGTTGTTCTGGACGGTCGTCGCGCCGTAGGCTTGCGGTATCAGCGCGGCGGCACAGCGCATGAGGTGCGGGCGCGGCGAGAGGTCATTCTGTCCGGTGGACCGATCAACTCGCCGCAATTGCTCAAGCTATCCGGCATCGGTCCCGCGGCAGAATTGCGCGAACACGGCATCAATGTCGTCGCCGACCGTCCGGGTGTGGGGGAGAATTTGCAGGATCATCTGGAATTCTATTTCCAGATGGCGGTGTCGCAACCCATCACTTTGTTCTCGTCACAGTCCCTCTGGGCCAAGGGTCTCATCGGCATGCGCTGGATGCTGCGCCGCGATGGCCTGGGTGCGACCAATCATTTCGAGACTTGCGGCTTTATTCGCAGCAAGGCGGGGATACAGTTTCCCGACATTCAATATCATTTTTTGCCTCTTGCCGTCTCTTACGATGGCAATAGTCTCGCGACCGAGCATGGCATGCAGGCGCATGTCGGCCCAATGCGATCCAAAAGTCGTGGCTGGGTGAAGCTGCGCTCCGCCAATCCCGCCGACAAGCCGCGCGTGTTCTTCAACTATCTCAGCCACACGGAGGACCGGGAGGAGATGCGGGCCTGCGTGCGTCTGACGCGCGAAATCTTTCAGCAACCGGCCTTCGCGCCCTATCGTGGCCGGGAAATCCAGCCGGGTGCGGATGTGGTGGATGATGAGGCGATCGACGCCTTTATCGCCGCCAAGGTCGAGAGTGCCTATCATCCGTCCTGTTCCTGCAAGATGGGCGACCCCGCCGATCCCATGGCCGTCGTCGATCCCGAGACGCGGGTAATCGGCATGGAGGCTTTGCGCGTGGTCGATAGTTCCATCATGCCGAGCCTGACCACCGGCAATCTCAATGCGCCGACCATCATGATTGGTGAGAAGGCGGCGGATCACATTATGGGCAGGCCGATGCTGGCGGCGTCCAATGCGCCGTATTTCGTCGCGCCGCACTGGCAGACCGCGCAAAGGTGA
- a CDS encoding DUF2177 family protein: protein MIILAYIAGLIVFVALDAVWLTLTGPSYRAVLGDMLAPSIRIVPAVLFYLVDMLGIMIFVARPGVPNGIVWVLTYGALFGLFTYATYDLTNFAILKNWNIGITVADILWGSVLSSAVSTAAWAVLRRTL from the coding sequence ATGATCATTCTTGCTTATATCGCCGGTCTCATCGTCTTCGTGGCACTCGATGCCGTTTGGCTCACCCTCACTGGCCCAAGCTATCGGGCGGTGCTGGGGGATATGCTGGCGCCCAGCATCCGGATCGTTCCGGCAGTGCTGTTCTACCTCGTCGATATGCTCGGCATCATGATCTTTGTGGCGCGGCCGGGCGTGCCGAACGGCATCGTCTGGGTGCTGACCTACGGCGCGCTCTTCGGTCTTTTCACTTACGCGACCTATGATTTGACAAACTTTGCTATTCTCAAGAACTGGAACATCGGCATTACCGTCGCCGATATTCTCTGGGGATCGGTGCTCTCCTCTGCTGTCTCGACAGCCGCCTGGGCCGTGCTGCGCCGGACGCTTTAA